A single window of Triplophysa rosa linkage group LG20, Trosa_1v2, whole genome shotgun sequence DNA harbors:
- the LOC130571666 gene encoding proline rich transmembrane protein 1B-like has protein sequence MYNQGPSIGRIEPINIVNRPPIDQNASEKSGIRQFHPPPYQEYPAYPNVRYLPPGSYPAPYGYPAQHYRAPGGPQAPYPSAYHQGHLPGHPGITVQPTVFTTPTPPINPKPDYMCYSVFTLLCCCLPLGVAAVVYSAATRDANSSGQREAAERSSRTALILNNTALGFGITVYAVAILCFFLINANVW, from the exons ATGTACAATCAAGGTCCATCAATTGGAAGAATAGAGCCCATCAACATAGTCAACAGACCTCCGATAGACCAGAATGCATCCGAGAAATCAGGAATACGACAATTTCATCCACCACCGTACCAGGAGTACCCTGCGTACCCTAATGTGAGATATCTTCCTCCAGGGAGTTATCCGGCACCATACGGCTATCCGGCCCAGCACTACAGAGCTCCAGGAGGCCCTCAGGCTCCCTATCCATCAGCGTATCATCAGGGACACCTTCCAGGTCATCCCGGGATCACCGTTCAGCCCACCGTGTTCACGACCCCCACGCCACCGATCAATCCAAAACCAGATTACATGTGTTACTCCGTCTTTACCCTGCTGTGCTGCTGTTTACCTCTGGGTGTTGCTGCTGTTGTCTATTCGGCCGCT ACTCGTGACGCTAACAGTTCCGGGCAGAGAGAAGCGGCCGAGAGAAGCTCCAGGACGGCCTTGATCCTGAACAACACAGCTCTCGGCTTCGGCATCACAGTTTATGCGGTGGCCAtcctatgtttttttcttattaatGCCAATGTCTGGTAA
- the LOC130570844 gene encoding putative claudin-24: MEPGVCVLELLGVFFSLSACFCSLLTTVTAQWLTLSTDLLPTESFELGLWETCVVQEVGVTQCRPYDSLLGLPPDIRLARVLMCTAVAAGVAGLTCAVPGIYLVNGCKRTETLEAKRTLKMLGAILCFVAGVLGLVPVSYVAHLTVLRFFDESVPSVVPRWEFGNALFFGWTAGCLHLLAGFLLITSCIYLQDDQWPLLQSIALYRAHVMRSERSSHRRTEYV; this comes from the coding sequence ATGGAGCCTGGAGTTTGTGTTCTGGAGCTGCTGGGGGTTTTCTTCTCGCTGAGCGCCTGCTTCTGTTCACTGCTCACCACCGTCACGGCTCAGTGGCTGACGCTCTCCACGGACCTGCTGCCCACCGAGAGCTTCGAGCTGGGACTGTGGGAGACGTGTGTGGTTCAGGAGGTGGGGGTGACGCAGTGCCGGCCGTACGACAGCCTTCTGGGTCTCCCGCCCGACATCCGGCTGGCCAGGGTTCTCATGTGCACGGCGGTGGCGGCCGGGGTCGCAGGCCTGACGTGTGCCGTTCCGGGCATCTATCTGGTGAACGGCTGCAAGCGCACGGAGACCCTGGAAGCCAAACGGACCCTGAAAATGCTGGGTGCAATCTTATGCTTCGTCGCAGGCGTCCTGGGACTCGTGCCCGTGTCGTACGTGGCTCACCTGACGGTCCTGAGGTTCTTCGATGAAAGCGTGCCCAGCGTGGTTCCGCGCTGGGAGTTTGGGAATGCGCTGTTCTTCGGCTGGACGGCGGGCTGTTTGCATTTGCTCGCTGGTTTCCTGCTCATCACCTCCTGCATATACTTACAAGATGACCAGTGGCCGCTTTTACAATCTATAGCTCTCTACAGAGCACACGTGATGCGTTCAGAACGCTCTTCACACAGGAGGACAGAGTATGTGTGA
- the LOC130570843 gene encoding claudin-34-like, translating to MPYLVHTAHAQFVALVLGTVGWILTIVTMGMVEWRVWEVSAPSVISSGLAWVGIWRVCFHSNAPILSENEILFCQKIGAFDPFTPPEIIAAQVLMLVAVILGLMGNVSVVYGLRNIYFGFNQFNRIRLALSAGGALFILTGVSTLVPVFWNLSSVAHNQTIVFPPAFRMPSAPEKQHIGPGIGVGIVASFLVVCSGLIVLSYRVPVGSTCKVKPDDKHMNDDGTDNPAFTRTDE from the coding sequence ATGCCGTACCTCGTGCACACGGCTCACGCTCAGTTCGTGGCTCTCGTGCTCGGTACGGTGGGCTGGATCCTCACCATAGTGACTATGGGAATGGTGGAGTGGAGGGTGTGGGAAGTGTCCGCCCCGTCCGTCATCTCCTCCGGTCTGGCCTGGGTGGGCATCTGGAGAGTGTGTTTTCACAGCAACGCTCCGATCCTGTCAGAGAATGAAATCCTGTTTTGTCAGAAGATTGGTGCGTTTGACCCGTTCACTCCTCCTGAGATCATTGCCGCTCAGGTGCTGATGTTAGTGGCTGTGATTCTGGGGCTGATGGGTAACGTCAGCGTGGTGTACGGCCTCAGGAACATTTACTTTGGATTTAATCAGTTCAATCGCATCCGTCTGGCTCTTTCCGCTGGAGGTGCTCTCTTCATTCTCACCGGAGTTTCTACTCTCGTCCCAGTCTTTTGGAATCTCAGCTCTGTTGCACACAACCAGACTATTGTTTTCCCCCCAGCGTTCCGCATGCCGTCCGCACCTGAAAAGCAGCACATCGGCCCGGGGATCGGTGTTGGGATTGTGGCGTCTTTTCTGGTAGTTTGTAGTGGGCTGATCGTTCTGTCTTACAGGGTTCCAGTTGGTTCGACATGCAAAGTGAAACCAGACGACAAACACATGAACGATGATGGAACAGACAATCCTGCTTTCACCAGAACAGACGAGTGA
- the shroom2b gene encoding LOW QUALITY PROTEIN: protein Shroom2 (The sequence of the model RefSeq protein was modified relative to this genomic sequence to represent the inferred CDS: deleted 2 bases in 1 codon), with translation MVDIVTHTMPAESDAHVARNFLTKILRSSMRRNESSCRPHSWNSKSAENPITDIPKSEAESSWPTRYDASSPSKDYTSCWGQTNLRQVSCQFSSVGNMESVEPLAHAFSKESQSNKLSDGVDHSVLQRGLNKPPSFLSGAKDPVAPRSITTTEGMFYRGSPNELTNDCHRYLQIPMSTGGCVSPSIEEHAAFKFSSSGRSNPGPVRHVPDNKPSTAPPPPLRSDSFTATRVHEKGLVGSFPEGFSVYPPSRTVDRHSDDIHASEMGREARHSYNPPPKKDFLHLYLSIKDCNQNQINPSKAFSRSSTDVRQAQNPFTYEVHHQRQHSNESPFAMYPSTACTPKTQSVGSYYQSLQDLPTNSETQNSARTSTTFEHNHEGQSHFRYYCITTQQPCQESSTHPQGLRGNERRTEVGTTPGTIGSQKIAKTKTKYLQPYLNLPENGCTKEAINPPPTEATSPQPPRVFLKSSSSEKERNSPEKNKGGFHHEPNHQTEQKSSPWIIQEEKICPIKTPMLYSLTQESKMIAEKSIVSSKEASHQESSDSIGGKLGRRSDRYATTLRKEIQQKKAQLQKSRSAANLICSSEVEDDSVVWKSNETSTSSSDGSFTNTYKDHLKEAQAKVLKATSFMRRDLELPGDKTSTGQPPKNGQLTCIGGRKRFAMDNKMHSFSEPDKINEVGVEDKAVGSFVDRYQFFESSSKPNFQKPIIKQSLPGRRDKTELTRDTLDEGIPRSPFRQSKSSRSNLNAQQQQRLETFAEYEATWNMQKKTMERGNAGRFHSAENILDSSGTVCVHERSRSSPSADIHTRKTLPPKMSSSEHKDKRETCVIREQNPVSIPEAITLNIPQNEDVANPPPPNQTPRPDSTDPSPLSSHHLQVPVSGKLCPKNTGTEYQRPVWSREETPTHLETTEPTQGASPVRKTPEPTQSFTRLCSSPCHTETLEREMCLTSEDGEGEFSLVLPVLGHISVSSQQNTDVTVTSDNRTHSPSPVFFTRTITDEAHVKKTHPDIGCKFEETSETDAAGQKLNIQNDSERGSSGGCEENKTAQLKNSSTHQSSSEHQTNDRTELLNTSDPTQRSEDDLKREELARDIMGKDKSLVDILDQSKLKTTMDLMEGIFPQGEHIQQRRKNTNKHVCVKNTQMRLEESLTASVSLLSTSSYYSTSAPKAELLIKMKDMQEHINQHDSEEELDSDLSNKKQELMDSLSRKLQVLREARASLRDDLEDKIKLGEEQLKSLKDSLPLDQRLLY, from the exons ATGGTGGATATTGTAACTCATACAATGCCTGCAGAAAGTGACGCACACGTGGCCAGAAACTTTCTCACAAAGATTTTGCGAAGTTCTATGAG AAGGAATGAGTCTTCATGTCGGCCCCACTCCTGGAACTCCAAATCTGCCGAAAACCCCATCACAGACATCCCAAAATCTGAAGCAGAGTCTTCTTGGCCGACAAGATATGATGCAAG TTCACCCTCAAAAGACTACACCAGCTGTTGGGGTCAGACGAATCTGCGACAAGTGTCTTGCCAGTTCAGCTCAGTGGGAAATATGGAAAGTGTAGAGCCCTTAGCTCACGCTTTCTCTAAAGAGTCACAGTCGAACAAGCTTAGTGATGGAGTGGACCATTCAGTGCTTCAGAGGGGTCTCAACAAGCCTCCATCATTTTTGTCAGGCGCAAAAGACCCCGTTGCACCTCGAAGTATCACCACCACTGAAGGCATGTTTTACAGAGGCAGTCCAAATGAGCTTACCAATGACTGCCACAGATACCTGCAGATACCCATGAGCACAGGTGGATGTGTGAGTCCCAGCATAGAGGAGCACGCTGCCTTTAAATTCTCCTCCAGCGGGAGATCAAACCCTGGACCTGTGAGGCATGTTCCTGACAATAAACCATCAACTGCACCTCCTCCTCCACTGCGTAGTGATAGTTTCACTGCCACCAGAGTTCACGAGAAGGGCCTGGTTGGGTCGTTCCCTGAAGGATTTTCTGTGTATCCACCCTCCAGAACTGTGGATAGACACAGTGACGATATCCACGCCAGCGAAATGGGACGGGAGGCGAGACATAGCTACAACCCACCTCCAAAAAAAGACTTTCTTCATCTATATCTTTCCATTAAAGACTGCAACCAAAATCAGATAAACCCTAGCAAAGCATTTTCCCGCTCAAGCACTGATGTAAGACAAGCCCAGAACCCGTTTACGTATGAAGTCCATCATCAGAGACAGCACAGCAATGAGAGTCCCTTTGCGATGTATCCTAGTACTGCATGTACACCAAAGACTCAGAGCGTCGGAAGCTACTACCAAAGTCTTCAAGACTTGCCAACCAATTCAGAGACTCAAAACTCTGCTAGAACTTCAACAACCTTTGAACACAACCATGAAGGCCAATCTCATTTCCGATACTACTGCATCACTACCCAGCAGCCATGCCAAGAATCCTCTACCCATCCACAGGGATTGAGAGGAAATGAACGGAGGACTGAAGTAGGGACCACGCCGGGAACTATTGGCTCTCAAAAGATtgcaaagacaaagacaaagtATCTCCAACCTTATCTTAACCTGCCTGAGAATGGTTGCACCAAAGAGGCCATCAATCCTCCTCCAACTGAAGCTACGTCTCCTCAACCTCCTCGTGTCTTTCTAAAGTCCAGCTCTAGTGAAAAGGAAAGAAACTCCCCTGAAAAGAATAAAGGTGGGTTCCATCACGAACCCAACCATCAGACGGAGCAGAAGTCCAGTCCCTGGATCATTCAGGAGGAGAAGATCTGTCCAATTAAGACGCCCATGTTATACTCTTTGACCCAGGAGAGCAAGATGATTGCGGAAAAATCGATAGTATCATCCAAAGAAGCAAGTCATCAAGAATCCTCCGACTCCATAGGTGGCAAACTGGGAAGAAGGAGCGACCGTTATGCCACCACTTTACGCAAAGAGATCCAACAGAAGAAAGCTCAGCTGCAGAAAAGCCGAAGTGCGGCTAACTTGATCTGCTCCAGTGAAGTTGAGGACGACTCTGTCGTCTGGAAGTCCAACGAGACCTCGACCTCCTCATCCGATGGCTCCTTCACCAACACCTACAAGGATCATCTGAAGGAAGCCCAAGCCAAAGTTCTGAAGGCCACATCTTTTATGAGGAGAGATCTGGAACTTCCCGGGGACAAAACTTCAACAGGCCAACCTCCAAAAAATGGCCAACTCACCTGTATTGGAGGACGTAAACGGTTTGCTATGGATAATAAAATGCACTCTTTCTCTGAACCAGATAAGATCAATGAAGTAGGGGTTGAAGATAAAGCAGTTGGGTCCTTTGTGGACCGATATCAATTCTTTGAGAGTTCTAGTAAACCGAATTTCCAAAAGCCCATTATTAAGCAGTCCCTGCCCGGTCGCAGAGACAAAACTGAATTGACAAGAGACACCCTAGATGAAGGTATCCCTAGATCTCCATTCAGACAGAGTAAATCAAGCCGTTCAAACCTGAACgctcaacaacaacaacgtcTCGAGACGTTTGCTGAATATGAGGCTACGTGGAACATGCAGAAGAAGACAATGGAAAGAGGAAACGCAGGCAGATTTCACTCCGCTGAAAACATTCTGGACTCTAGCGGCACGGTGTGCGTTCACGAAAGATCACGTTCTTCCCCGTCTGCTGACATTCACACTCGG AAAACACTGCCACCCAAAATGTCTTCATCGGAACACAAGGACAAACGGGAGACTTGTGTCATCAG GGAGCAAAATCCTGTTAGCATCCCTGAGGCGATCACACTGAATATTCCCCAAAATGAAGACGTGGCAAATCCTCCCCCACCCAACCAGACACCAAGACCCGATTCCACAGATCCGTCACCTCTCTCCTCACATCATCTCCAGGTTCCTGTATCTGGCAAGTTATGTCCAAAAAATACAGGGACTGAATATCAAAGGCCTGTGTGGTCCAGGGAGGAAACTCCCACCCATCTAGAAACAACAGAGCCCACACAGGGGGCCTCACCGGTGAGAAAAACACCTGAGCCGACTCAATCCTTCACCAGACTGTGTTCTTCACCCTGTCATACTGAAACCCTGGAAAGAGAAATGTGCTTGACATCAGAGGACGGCGAGGGGGAGTTTTCTCTTGTTCTCCCTGTGTTAGGTCATATCTCCGTCTCTTCCCAACAGAACACTGATGTGACCGTAACCTCAGATAACAGGACACACTCTCCGTCTCCTGTGTTCTTCACACGGACTATTACAGATGAAGCACACGTGAAGAAAACACATCCAGACATCGG TTGTAAATTTGAGGAAACGTCAGAAACAGACGCCGCCGGACAGAAGCTCAACATACAGAATGATTCAGAGAGAGGATCATCTGGAGGATGTGAAGAGAATAAAACCGCTCAACTGAAGAACAGCAGCACACATCAGAGTTCATCTGAACATCAAACCAATGACAGGACAGAATTGCTCAACACCAGTGACCCCACCCAACGCTCGGAGGACGACCTGAAGAGAGAGGAACTGGCCAGAGACATCATGGGAAAAGATAAGAGTCTTGTGGATATCTTAGATCAGAGTAAGTTGAAGACCACCATGGATCTGATGGAGGGGATCTTTCCTCAGGGTGAACACATCCAACAGAGGAGGAAGAACACGAACAAACACGTGTGTGTGAAAAACACGCAGATGAG GCTGGAGGAGAGTTTGACCGCGTCTGTGTCTTTATTGAGCACTTCTTCATATTACAGCACATCTGCACCTAAAGCTGAGCTGCTCATCAAGATGAAGGACATGCAGGAACACATAAATCAACATGACTCAGAAGAGGAGCTCGACTCGGATCTGTCCAACAAGAAG CAAGAGTTGATGGACAGTTTGAGCCGTAAGCTGCAGGTGTTGCGAGAGGCGCGGGCGAGTCTGCGAGATGAT CTAGAAGACAAGATCAAACTGGGTGAAGAACAACTTAAAAGTCTGAAAGACAGTCTACCGCTGGACCAGAGACTACTCTACTGA
- the LOC130570956 gene encoding ovarian cancer G-protein coupled receptor 1-like produces MTDCNITNNQSDIMTDYNITNNQSDRSNDSHSSKELFGLERQEMELSWSFWHKKSFARSVFVWTLSVVEIPIMLLTLYAMCFLIKSRRAASVFVIHLILSDLIQMICLILLTRDRTLMLLSAHGYSVTVGVYLMACVAFERYLLVSHPIWFKTHQTLKSSCLISLLIWFVPLIFATIRPPHLYFHYLWWSVATLIPYPVIILCFVGTWRGLSHAISLTSHKRRMILGTLFLVLLSYTFIILPISVVCFLIQITHYEFRRTLSFLKVYRFAECLLYLNPLADCLLYLFMRTDAADVLPSLHCCRRSDTHQISVRYTTRTTQPSS; encoded by the coding sequence ATGACAGACTGCAACATCACCAACAACCAATCAGACATCATGACAGACTACAACATCACCAACAACCAATCAGATCGGTCCAATGATTCACATTCGTCAAAGGAATTATTTGGATTAGAGAGACAAGAGATGGAGTTATCTTGGAGTTTTTGGCACAAAAAGTCATTTGCTCGTTCAGTGTTCGTCTGGACTCTTTCAGTGGTTGAGATTCCGATCATGCTCTTAACTCTGTATGCGATGTGTTTTCTCATCAAGTCTCGTCGAGCTGCTTCAGTTTTTGTGATTCATTTGATTCTTTCAGATCTCATACAGATGATTTGTCTCATATTATTGACACGGGACCGGACGCTGATGTTGTTGTCTGCACATGGATATTCTGTGACTGTGGGAGTGTATTTGATGGCATGTGTGGCGTTTGAAAGATATCTTTTGGTGTCTCATCCTATCTGGTTCAAAACTCACCAGACACTGAAATCCTCCTGTTTGATTTCTCTCCTCATCTGGTTTGTGCCTCTGATCTTTGCGACAATAAGACCACCTCATCTGTATTTTCATTATCTCTGGTGGTCTGTAGCGACGTTGATTCCCTATCCAGTGAtcattctgtgttttgttggtacATGGAGGGGTCTTTCTCACGCCATATCACTGACGTCTCACAAACGCAGAATGATTTTGGGCACTTTGTTCCTCGTGCTGCTCAGTTACACGTTTATCATCCTCCCGATCTCAgttgtgtgttttcttattCAAATCACTCATTATGAGTTTAGGCGGACTTTGTCATTTCTAAAAGTCTATAGATTTGCTGAATGTCTGCTGTATCTGAATCCTCTGGCTGActgtttattgtatttgttcATGAGGACTGATGCTGCTGATGTATTGCCGTCTCTTCACTGCTGTCGTAGATCAGACACACATCAGATTTCTGTACGATACACAACCAGAACAACACAACCATCATCATAA